One Eurosta solidaginis isolate ZX-2024a chromosome 5, ASM4086904v1, whole genome shotgun sequence DNA segment encodes these proteins:
- the LOC137233581 gene encoding glutactin-like isoform X2, translating into MQFRGIPYAEAPSGRNRFKAPVRRKPWSTPFLATEYGRICPQLFTYNRLPADQLTGDLEDCLTLNVFTKTLNAKQPVMFYVHGGSLQVGFAYDYPGGYLLEQDIVLVVIQYRLGMLGFSGTKTSNMPGNLGLMDTMLALEWVQQYISAFGGDKSKVTVFGESSGGDLGGALLASPKTPPSSFHRLITQSGSAVDKLLVNQDPIGQVERVCRALQCRQCERIDKMESCLKKADVWDILRATETEGYGLIVGDFHGTIPQTPAQLIATSNIDVPIMTGFTKHDGSLVVGSLYDAFKASNTSFSSLKVGQFANGLLGYLNDTSGMTDNALTRLLFPLNLWNSSDHKRAIPAYFDLANILFFKSNEIGFTNKLFAKSYSSPIYFYTFDYEGAQTNFGFDTGNSQYPFNGGVHHTDDLLYLFPMKPLNTADTEMAKKMVALWTSFAMTGAPKLAEGPPVLPMQYPRGPYFHINQPITVEDDVLKEFTATIDDRNNNKLDRPDKEF; encoded by the exons ATGCAGTTTCGTGGTATACCGTATGCTGAGGCACCGAGTGGTAGGAACCGGTTTAAG GCTCCAGTACGACGTAAACCATGGTCAACACCTTTTCTAGCAACAGAATATGGACGTATTTGCCCACAATTGTTTACTTACAACCGTTTACCAGCTGATCAGCTGACAGGAGATCTCGAAGATTGTCTTACCTTGAACGTCTTCACCAAAACT CTCAATGCAAAACAACCCGTTATGTTTTATGTGCACGGCGGTAGCTTACAAGTCGGTTTTGCCTATGATTATCCAGGTGGTTATTTGCTTGAGCAAGACATTGTTTTAGTGGTAATTCAATATCGTCTTGGCATGCTCGGTTTTTCCGGCACAAAAACGTCCAACATGCCTGGAAATCTCGGTTTAATGGATACAATGTTGGCCTTGGAATGGGTACAACAATATATCTCCGCCTTCGGTGGTGATAAGTCAAAAGTTACAGTTTTTGGTGAGAGCTCTGGCGGAGATTTGGGTGGCGCCTTGCTTGCGAGCCCTAAAACTCCCCCATCGAGTTTTCATCGTCTTATCACACAATCTGGATCGGCTGTGGATAAGCTACTTGTGAATCAAGATCCTATAGGTCAAGTAGAACGTGTTTGCCGGGCATTGCAATGTAGACAATGCGAGCGTATCGACAAAATGGAGAGTTGTTTGAAAAAGGCTGACGTTTGGGACATTTTGCGGGCGACGGAAACT GAAGGTTATGGCTTAATTGTTGGAGATTTTCATGGAACCATTCCACAAACTCCGGCTCAACTTATTGCAACTTCCAATATAGACGTGCCTATAATGACCGGTTTCACAAAGCATGATGGATCTCTTGTGGTGGGCT CTTTGTATGATGCGTTTAAAGCTTCAAATACGAGTTTTAGCTCTCTAAAGGTGGGGCAATTCGCTAATGGCCTTTTGGGTTATCTGAATGACACCTCTGGAATGACTGACAACGCATTAACCCGCTTATTATTTCCACTCAATCTATGGAATAGTTCTGATCATAAGCGTGCAATACCAGCATACTTTGAT TTGGCAAATATACTCTTCTTCAAATCAAATGAGATTGGTTTTACAAATAAACTCTTCGCTAAGTCTTATTCGTCGCCCATTTATTTCTACACCTTTGACTACGAGGGTGCTCAGACGAACTTTGGTTTTGACACAGGCAACTCTCAATATCCATTCAACGGTGGGGTGCATCATACTGATGATTTGTTATATTTGTTTCCAATGAAACCATTAAACACGGCGGATACTGAGATGGCGAAAAAAATGGTGGCTTTGTGGACCTCATTTGCAATGACCGGAGCGCCGAAATTGGCGGAAGGTCCACCTGTATTGCCCATGCAAt accCTCGTGGCCCATATTTTCATATAAACCAACCAATTACAGTTGAGGATGACGTGCTAAAGGAATTCACAGCGACTATAGACGATCGGAACAACAACAAACTCGACCGTCCCGATAAAGAATTTTAA